GGGCTGACGGTGCGGTCCCGGACGAGCTCGTCGGTGGCCGCCAGCAGCGCGCGCTGCCGGGCGCTCAGCGTCGCGCCGCCGTCGCCGGCCTCGGGCCAGCCGAAGATCGCGGCCTGCTTGTCCGCGTCCAGCCCCTGGTTGCGCGCCATCCGGCGGTGGTGCTGCAGTTCGTATTCGCAGGCGCGCAGGTGCGCGACGCGCAGGATCACCAGCTCCGTGTCGACCGCGGGCAGCCGCCCGCGCAGCAGTCGGCCGCTGTAGATGCTCCACACCACGAACAGCAGGCGGTGCTGGCCGAGCGTGGTCATCAGGTGCATTTCGGGTGCGTGGACCGCCCGCGCCCCGAGCTTCGCGATCACCCAGTTCAGCGGGCCCAGCTCGCGCAACCGCCCGGACGGGATGCGACCGGCCGGTGCGGCCGAACCGTTGAGTTCGGCCGTCATGGTTGCTTGACCAGGTAGGGGGAGACGGTGCTGCGGTGCTCGTCCAGGTCCAGGGCGCGCCCCAGCGCGGGGAACGCGCGCTGGGGACAGTTGTCGCGCTCGCAGACGCGGCAGCCCGCGCCGATCGGTGTGGCAACAATGTTCTCGCCGGACAAGTCGAGTCCTTCCGAGTAGACCAGCCGGTGGGCGTGGCGCAGTTCGCAGCCCAGCCCGATCGCGAAGGTTTTTCCGGGCTGACCATACCGCGCGGCGCGGCGCTCCACAGTGCGGGCCACCCACATGTAGTTGCGGCCGTCGGGCATCTGCGCGATCTGCACCAGGATCTTTCCCGGGTTGGCAAAGGTCTCGTAGACGTTCCACAGTGGGCAGGTGCCCCCGCTGGAAGAGAAGTGAAAACCCGTGGCGGACTGCCGCTTTGACATGTTGCCGGCGCGGTCCACCCGGATGAACGAGAACGGCACGCCCCGCATCGATGGCCGTTGCAGCGTCGAAAGCCGGTGCGCGATCGTCTCGTAGCTGACCGCGTAGAACGACGACAGCCGCTCGACGTCGTAGCGAAAATTCTCCGCCACGTCATGGAATTGGCGGTAGGGCAGCACCGCGGCGGCGGCGAAGTAGTTGGCCAGCCCCAGGCGGGCCAGCGTGTGCGACTCGTCGCTGGTGAACTTCCCCTCCTCGACCAGGTTGTCGATCAGGCCGCCGTACTCCAGGTAGGCGAGCTCGGCGGCCATCTTGAACACCTGCTGCCCCATGGCGAGGTGATTGCTGATCTCCAGTGTCTTGGTGCGGGGGTCGTACCGGTGCAGCACGGTATCGCCCAGGTCGATCCGCCTGGTGATGTGCACCCCGTGCACCTCGGTGAGCCGACGGGTCAGCTCGCGGGCCAGATCGCCGTGGTGCAGGCGCATCTTGATCGTGAGGTCCTCGGCGGCGGTGTCCAACTCGTGCAGGTAGTTCTGGCGCTGGTAGAAGTAGTCGCGCACTTCCTCGTGGGGCATGGTGATCGACCCGCTGCCACTGCCGTCGGAGTACCGCTCCTCGGTGGCGGCGGCCAGCTGCGCGGTGGTGATCCGGTAGCGGCGGTGCAGGTTGACGACCGCCCGGGCCAGGACGGGGTGGGCGTTGACCATCTCGGCGACCTCGGTCGGGTCGACGTCGATGTCCAGGTCGCGGTCCATCGTCACCTCGCGGAGCTCGGCGACCAGCCGCGTGTCGTCCTGGGACGCGAAGAACGTCGCGTCCACCCCGAACACCTCGGTGATCCGGAGCAGCACCCCGACGGTCAGGGGACGGACGTCGTGCTCGATCTGGTTGAGGTAGCTCGGCGAGATGTCCAGCATCTGGGCCAGCGCGGCCTGGCTGAACCCGCGCTCGCTGCGCAACTGGCGCACGCGGGCGCCGACGAACGTCTTGGCCATTTGAGGCCAGCGTACCCGGCACTGCGAAGGCGCGCTTTGCAGACTTGGCACGGCCCGGGTGTGGTCCGGATTGGTGTTTGAAAGACGCGATTGGCATGATTCGCACCCAGATCCCCGGTACAACAGGGGGAGCGGACGAAAGGGAGCGGAGAGCGAAGCCGTGAGCCTGGACAAGACACTGATGCCGGTGCCGGACGGCCACCCGGACGTGTTCGGGCGCGAATGGCCGCTGCGCGTGGGCGACATAGACCGCACGGGCCGGCTGCGCCTGGACGCCGCCGCCCGGCACATCCAGGACATCGGCCAGGATCAGCTGCGTGAGATGGGCTTCGAGGAGACGCATCCGCTGTGGATCGTCCGGCGCACGATGGTCGACCTCATCCGGCCGATCGAGTTTCAGGACATGCTCCGCCTGCGCAGATGGTGTTCGGGCACGTCGAACCGGTGGTGCGAAATGCGGGTGCGCATCGACGGCCGCAAGGGCGGCCTCATCGAGTCCGAGGCGTTCTGGATCAACATCAACCGGGACACCCAGATGCCGTCGCGCATCGCCGACGACTTCCTGGAAGGCCTGCACAAGACGACGTCCGTCGACCGGTTGCGCTGGAAGGGTTACCTCAAGCCGGGGGGCCGCGAAGATGCGGCCGAGATTCACGAGTTCCCCGTCCGCGTGACCGACATCGACCTGTTCGACCACATGAACAACTCGGTGTACTGGAGCGTGATCGAGGACTACCTGGCTTCGCATCCCGGCTTGCTGGATGCGCCGCTGCGCACCACCATCGAGCACGAGGCGCCGGTCGCGCTCGGGGACAAGCTGGAGATCATCTCGCACGTCTACCCGGCCGGCTCTACCGATCAATTCGGCCCCGACCTGGCCGATCGCACTGTTACGACCCTCACATACGCGGTCGGCGACGAGACGAAAGCGGTCGCCGCGCTCTTCTCCCTCTGAGACCGCCGCGTGGGCGTCAAATGTCTGAATGACCTGCGAATTTGGGGTTACCAGCGGGTAGCTTCTGAAACGGTTAAGTTACACGCCAGATTCGCAAGATTTGCAAATTCACCCACGCTCGTTACTGAAATTGGCAAGAGAAACGGGTGGACCTGCATCAACAGCTGTGTCATTGTCGAGTTAGCACACCAGCGAAGTTGAGCCGCTAGCTACGCGCCGGTGAAGCTTTCAGCTAATCAGCAGTGAAGATCGTTAAGGAGCAAAGCCGCATGTCTGTCGTTGGCCAACCGAAGAGCGCCGAACAGATCCAGCAGGACTGGGACACCAACCCCCGCTGGAAGGACATCACCCGGAACTACACCGCCGAGGACGTCGTCGCGCTGCAGGGCAACGTTGTCGAGGAGTTCACGCTGGCCCGCCGCGGAGCCGAGGTGCTGTGGGACCAGCTGCACGACCTGGAGTGGGTCAACTCGCTGGGCGCGCTGACCGGCAACCAGGCCGTCCAGCAGGTGCGCGCGGGCCTGAAGGCCATCTACCTGTCGGGCTGGCAGGTCGCCGGTGACGCCAACCTCTCCGGCCACACCTACCCCGACCAGAGCCTGTACCCGGCCAACTCGGTGCCGCAGGTGGTCCGCCGCATCAACAACGCGTTGCTGCGCGCCGACCAGATCGCCAAGCTCGAGGGCGACACCTCGGTGGAGAACTGGCTGGCTCCGATCGTCGCCGACGGTGAGGCCGGTTTCGGTGGTGCGCTCAACGTCTACGAGCTGCAGAAGGCCATGATCGCGGCCGGTGCTGCCGGGACGCACTGGGAGGACCAGCTCGCGTCGGAGAAGAAGTGCGGCCACCTGGGCGGCAAGGTGCTGATCCCGACCCAGCAGCACATCCGCACCCTGACCTCGGCCCGCCTGGCGGCCGACGTCTGCGACGTCCCCACCCTGGTCATCGCCCGCACCGACGCCGAGGCCGCCACGCTGATCACCTCGGACGTCGACGAGGCCGACCGGCCGTTCATCACCGGCGAGCGCACCAAAGAGGGCTTCTACCGCACCAAGAACGGCATCGAGCCGTGCATCGCGCGGGCCAAGGCCTATGCTCCGTTCTCCGACCTGATCTGGATGGAGACCGGCACGCCCGACCTCGAGCTGGCGCGCAAGTTCTCCGAGGCGGTCAAGGACGCGTACCCCGACCAGATGCTGGCGTACAACTGCTCGCCGTCGTTCAACTGGAAGAAGCACCTGGACGACAGCACCATCGCCAAGTTCCAGAAGGAGCTCGCGGCGATGGGCTTCAAGTTCCAGTTCATCACGCTGGCCGGCTTCCACGCCCTCAACTACTCGATGTTCGATCTGGCCTACGGCTACGCCCGCAACCAGATGAGCGCCTACGTCGAGCTGCAGGAGCGCGAGTTCGCCGCCGAGGAGCGTGGCTACACCGCGACCAAGCACCAGCGCGAGGTCGGCGCCGGGTACTTCGACCGCATCGCGACCACGGTCGACCCGACCTCCTCGACGACGGCTCTGACCGGCTCGACCGAAGAGGGGCAGTTCCACTGACGAGGAGCGGCGTAGTCCGCGACGAGGAAGTGGAACTATCGGTGTGAGCCACTGACGAGGAACGGGCGTAGTCCGCGACGAGGAAGTGGAACTATCGGTGTGAGCCACTGAGTGACTGCACGCTTGGCGCAATAACAGGGAAGTAGCATAGGCCCCGCCCGGCCACCCCGGGCGGGGCCTATTGCGATGCACGACAATACGACTCGGGAGACAGAACAGTGAGCGACGCAGCGATAAAGCGGGTAGGGGTCGTCGGGGCCGGACAGATGGGATCCGGCATCGCCGAGGTCTCGGTCCGCGCCGACGTCGACGTGACGGTGTTCGAGCCCACCGAGGCCCTGATCACGGCGGGTCGCAACCGTGTCGTGAAGTCCCTGGAGCGGGGCGTCAGCGCCGGCAAGGTGACCGAGCGGGAGCGGGACCGGGCGCTGAGCAAGCTGACCTTCACCACCGACATCAAGGACCTCGCGGACCGCCAGTTGGTCATCGAGGCGATCGTCGAGGACGAGGCGGTCAAGGCGGAGATATTCGCCGAGCTCGACCGCGTCATCACCGACCCCGACGCCGTGCTGGCGTCCAACACCTCGAGCATCCCGATCATGAAGATCGCCGCGGCCACGAAGAACCCGCAGCGAGTGCTGGGCCTGCACTTCTTCAACCCGGTGCCGGTGCTGCCGCTGGTCGAGCTGGTCAGCACGCTGATCACCGACGAGGCCGCGGCCGCACGCACCGAGGAGTTCGCGAGCGCCGTCCTCGGCAAGCAGGTGGTGCGCTGCTCCGACCGGTCGGGCTTCGTGGTCAACGCGCTGCTCGTGCCCTACCTGCTGTCGGCGATCCGCATGGTCGAGGCCGGGTTCGCAACCATCGAAGACGTCGATAAGGCCGTCGTCGCGGGCCTATCGCACCCCATGGGCCCGCTGCGGTTGTCCGACCTCGTCGGCCTGGACACCCTCAAACTCATCGCGGACAAGATGTACGAGGAGTTCAAGGAGCCGCACTACGGCCCGCCGCCGCTGCTGCTGCGCATGGTGGAAGCGGGCCGGCTGGGCAAAAAGTCGGGCCAGGGCTTCTACAAGTACTGACGCCCGACTGTTGTGCGATCTTGCCGAGCCGACATTTCAGCGCACGGCGGCGCGTCTCCCGGTTAGTATACTCGCGTCCAACAGGCGAAGGGTATTTGCGAGCATGACCACAATGAGGCCTTTTTATGAAGAGTCGCAATCAATTTATGACGTTTCCGATGAGTTTTTCGCATTGTTTCTAGACTCGACGATGGGCTATACGTGCGCGTATTTCGAGCGTGACGACATGACGCTCGAAGAGGCACAGAACGCGAAGTTCGACCTGGCGCTCAGCAGACTGAATCTCGAGCCCGGGATGACAGTGCTCGACATTGGTTGTGGCTGGGGCGGAGCGTTGAAGCGCGCCATCGAGAAGCACGATGTGAACGTCATCGGAATCACTCTGAGCCGCAATCAATTCGAATACAGCAAGGCCAAGCTGGCCACGATCCCGACCGAACGCCACGTCGAGGTGCGCCTGCAGGGCTGGGAAGAGTTCGAGGACAAGGTCGACCGGATTGTCACGATCGGCGCGTTCGAAGCCTTCAAGAAGGATCGCTACGCCGCCTTCTTCGAGCGCGCCCACGACATGCTCCCCGATGACGGCCGCATGCTGCTGCACACAATCTTGGCGTATCCGCAAAAGCAGTTACGTGACCGCGGTGTCCCGCTGACAATGAATGACATCCGATTCATCAAGTTCATATACACGGAGATTTTTCCCGGCGGCCAGCTGCCCGCGATAGAAGACATCCTGGAATTCGCGGGCAATGCCCAATTCGGGTTGGAAAATGTCCAGCTGTTCCGACCGCACTACGAACGGACGCTCAACATGTGGGCGGCCAATCTGGCGGCGAACAGGGAAAAGGCCATCGCGACCCAGCCGGAGCAGGTTTACGACCGCTACATGCACTACCTGACCGGATGCGAGAATTTCTTCCGCAAAGGCATCTGCAATGTGGGGCAATTCGCGCTCGTCAAGGAGCCGCCCCGGTCGGTGTAGGCGCGCCGACCGGCGCGGTCACTTCTCGCAGGTGAACTGACAGACGTCGGTGGCGCCGTCGCGGAACAGCTTCGCGCAGCCCGTCAGGTATTTCATGTAGCGGTTGTAGACCTGCTCCGACTGGATCGCGATGGCCTTGTCTTTATTGGCTTCCAGCGCGGCGGCCCAAATCTCCAGCGTCCGGGCGTAATGCAGCTGCAGCGACTGAACGCGGGTCACCTTGAACCCGGCGGCTTCCGCGTGCTCTTCGACCAGCGGCGCCGTCGGGAGCCAGCCACCCGGGAAGATCTCGGCCAGGATGAATTGCGTGAAGTGGACGATCTCATGGGTCAGCGTGACGCCCCGCGCCCTCGCCTCCTTGAACGTGGGCCGCGAGATCGTGTGGAGCAGCATGACGCCGTCGGCCGGCAGCACCTTGTGGGCCATGGTGAAGAAGTGGCCCCAGCGCTGGCGGCCGAAGTGCTCGAACGCGCCGATGGAAACGATCCGGTCCACCGGCTCGTCGAACTTCTCCCAGCCCTCCAGCAGCACTCGGGTGCTCCGCGGGGTGTCGAGGTCGTCGAACATCGCCTGGACGTGCGCGGCCTGATTTTCCGACAGCGTCAGGCCCACGACGTTGACGTCGTATTTCTCAATGGCGCGTCGCATGGTCGCGCCCCAGCCGCAGCCGATGTCCAGCAACGTCATGCCCGGCTCCAGGCTCAGCTTGCCCAGCGCGAGGTCGATCTTCGCGATCTGCGCCTCTTCGAGCGTCATGTCGTCGCGCTCGAAGTACGCACAGCTGTAGGTCTGGGTGGGGTCCAGGAACAGCCGGAAGAAGTCGTCGGACAGGTCGTAGTGGGCCTGTACGTTCCCGAAATGGGGCGTGAGCTGCACGGACATCAGTAAGCGGGCCTTTCTTTATGCGGAAGCCAGACGGGCGGCCTAGCGGCGCAACCCCATCTCCCCCCGATGCATCCCCTGCATGCTAGCGGGTCGGGCGGTCCAAGTCGCCTTGCTGACCGCGAAATAGGTTCACATGTGACCCGACTAATTCGCAAAACGCGCAGGCAACAAGCCTGCGCCTACTCGCCGGACCGGTCGCGATGCTCCCGCGGCGGCACGATCGGAGACGGGTGTGGCTGCTCGCGGAACTTGTCCAGCGAGCCGCCGGCCTCGACGATCCCGCACAGCGCGCTCCAGCTGAGCATGGTCAGGTAGTCGATCAGTTCGTCGGCGCTCATCCGCGGATCGGAGATCCAGGAGTGCGTGGCCAGCTGCACACCGCCGACGATCATGTAGGCCCATGGCTCCACGCCGCCGGTGTCCATGCCGGCCTCCTGCATGCGCCGGCGCAGCATCATCGAGAGCATGCGGGCGATGATCCGCTCGGAGTCGGCGATCACCTTGCTCTTGGTCGGTGAGCTGTTGGCCATCACGAATCGGTACGGCTCAGGCTCGTCGGCCACGGTCTCGACGTAGACGCGGATGATCTCGCGGGTGAGCTCGAAGCCGTCCAGGTTAGAGGACAGCGCCCCGGCCATGTTGGGGATCAGCGTCGACTGCGCGAAGCGCATCAGCACGGCGGTCGTCAGGTCGTTCTTGTCGACGAAGTAGCGGTAGAGCACGGTCTTGGAGACACCGATCTCGGCCGCGATCTCGTCCATGCTGAGGAAGCGGCCGAGTCGGCGGATCGCCACGATCGTGCCATCGACCAGCTCGTTGCGGCGCTCCACCTTGTGTTGATGCCAGCGCCGTTTGCGACCATCCATCTTGACGGTCACAGCCGGGATTTGCTCTGCCACAGTCGCCGATTCCCATTCACTAGAACGTCCTCGATATTACGGGTCAGAAGGCCCGGTCGGCGCATGGGCCGCGGGTGGAAACGGCGCCGCGCGACGGTGTTGCCACCCCGATCGGTCCGGGCAGGACATGATGGACTTGTGGCACACAGAGCCGAGGCCCCGCGGGCGCACACGTCGTTCGCGGAATCTTTCGCCGGGGCCGACCCGGAAGCCGACGCGCAGCGGCGCGCGGCGCTGCGTCGCATGAAGACGGTGGCGCTGGGCTTCCTGGTCGGCGCCACCGGAATCTTCCTCGCCTGTCGGTGGGCCCAAGCGCATGCCACGGGTAGCTGGGCGGGGAGCTGGGTCGGCTATCTGGGCGCCGCCGCGGAGGCCGGCATGGTAGGCGCCCTCGCCGACTGGTTCGCCGTCACCGCACTGTTCAAGCACCCCCTGGGGATACCCATCCCGCACACCGCGATCATCAAGCGCAAGAAGGACCAGCTGGGTGAGGGGCTGGGCACCTTCGTCCGGGAGAACTTCCTGTCGCCCCCGGTGGTGGAGACCAAACTGCGCGACGCCGAGGTCCCCGGCCGGCTCGGCAAGTGGCTGTCGGAGACGGCGCATGCCGAGCGGGTGGCCGCCGAGACGGCGACGGTGCTGCGGGTGCTGGTGGAGCTGCTGCGCGACGAGGACGTGCAGCACGTGATCGACCGGATGATCGTGCGCCGCATCGCCGAGCCCCAGTGGGGTCCGCCTGTCGGGCGGGTGCTGGCCAGCCTGCTGGCGGAGAACCGGCAGGAGGCCCTGATCCAGCTGCTGGCCGACCGGGCGTTCCAATGGTCGCTGAACGCGGGGGAGGTCATCCAGCGAGTCGTGGAGCGCGATTCGCCCAGCTGGTCGCCCCGCTTCATCGACCACCTCGTCGGCGACCGGATCCACCGCGAATTGATGGACTTCACCGACAAGGTGCGACGCAACCCCGACCACGAACTGCGCCGCTCGGCCAACCGCTTCCTGTTCGAGTTCGCCGACGATCTGCAGAACGACCCGGCGACCGTCACCCGCGCCGACGAGATCAAAGAGCAGCTGATGGCGCGCGAAGAGATCGCCAACGCCGCCGCGACGGCGTGGAAGACGCTCAAGCGCCTGGTGCTCGAGGGGGTGGACGACCCGTCCAGCGCGCTGCGCACCCGCATCACCGACACGGTGATCCGGATCGGCGAGTCGCTGCGCGACGACGCCGACCTGCGCGACAAGGTCGACAACTGGCTGGTGCGCGCGGCCCAGCACCTGGTCTCCCAGTACGGCGTCGAGATCACCGCGATCATCACCGAGACGATCGAGCGCTGGGACGCCGGCGAGGCCAGCCGGCGCATCGAGCTGCACGTGGGCCGCGACCTTCAATTCATCCGGATCAACGGCACCGTGGTGGGTTCCCTGGCGGGGCTGATCATCTACGCCGTCGCGCAGCTACTTTTCTAGGGGTGCTAACAAGCGCTTGCAATTGCAAGCACTTGTTCGTAGTCTGATGGCGTTGTGACCGTCCATCAGTCTCAGGAGCCCGAGATGCCACCCGAGGAGAAGCTCTCCGCCAAGGTGTCGAC
This genomic window from Mycobacterium saskatchewanense contains:
- the pcaA gene encoding cyclopropane mycolic acid synthase PcaA yields the protein MSVQLTPHFGNVQAHYDLSDDFFRLFLDPTQTYSCAYFERDDMTLEEAQIAKIDLALGKLSLEPGMTLLDIGCGWGATMRRAIEKYDVNVVGLTLSENQAAHVQAMFDDLDTPRSTRVLLEGWEKFDEPVDRIVSIGAFEHFGRQRWGHFFTMAHKVLPADGVMLLHTISRPTFKEARARGVTLTHEIVHFTQFILAEIFPGGWLPTAPLVEEHAEAAGFKVTRVQSLQLHYARTLEIWAAALEANKDKAIAIQSEQVYNRYMKYLTGCAKLFRDGATDVCQFTCEK
- a CDS encoding cyclopropane mycolic acid synthase family methyltransferase is translated as MTTMRPFYEESQSIYDVSDEFFALFLDSTMGYTCAYFERDDMTLEEAQNAKFDLALSRLNLEPGMTVLDIGCGWGGALKRAIEKHDVNVIGITLSRNQFEYSKAKLATIPTERHVEVRLQGWEEFEDKVDRIVTIGAFEAFKKDRYAAFFERAHDMLPDDGRMLLHTILAYPQKQLRDRGVPLTMNDIRFIKFIYTEIFPGGQLPAIEDILEFAGNAQFGLENVQLFRPHYERTLNMWAANLAANREKAIATQPEQVYDRYMHYLTGCENFFRKGICNVGQFALVKEPPRSV
- a CDS encoding DUF445 domain-containing protein, translating into MAHRAEAPRAHTSFAESFAGADPEADAQRRAALRRMKTVALGFLVGATGIFLACRWAQAHATGSWAGSWVGYLGAAAEAGMVGALADWFAVTALFKHPLGIPIPHTAIIKRKKDQLGEGLGTFVRENFLSPPVVETKLRDAEVPGRLGKWLSETAHAERVAAETATVLRVLVELLRDEDVQHVIDRMIVRRIAEPQWGPPVGRVLASLLAENRQEALIQLLADRAFQWSLNAGEVIQRVVERDSPSWSPRFIDHLVGDRIHRELMDFTDKVRRNPDHELRRSANRFLFEFADDLQNDPATVTRADEIKEQLMAREEIANAAATAWKTLKRLVLEGVDDPSSALRTRITDTVIRIGESLRDDADLRDKVDNWLVRAAQHLVSQYGVEITAIITETIERWDAGEASRRIELHVGRDLQFIRINGTVVGSLAGLIIYAVAQLLF
- a CDS encoding acyl-[acyl-carrier-protein] thioesterase; the encoded protein is MSLDKTLMPVPDGHPDVFGREWPLRVGDIDRTGRLRLDAAARHIQDIGQDQLREMGFEETHPLWIVRRTMVDLIRPIEFQDMLRLRRWCSGTSNRWCEMRVRIDGRKGGLIESEAFWININRDTQMPSRIADDFLEGLHKTTSVDRLRWKGYLKPGGREDAAEIHEFPVRVTDIDLFDHMNNSVYWSVIEDYLASHPGLLDAPLRTTIEHEAPVALGDKLEIISHVYPAGSTDQFGPDLADRTVTTLTYAVGDETKAVAALFSL
- a CDS encoding carboxymuconolactone decarboxylase family protein, which produces MTAELNGSAAPAGRIPSGRLRELGPLNWVIAKLGARAVHAPEMHLMTTLGQHRLLFVVWSIYSGRLLRGRLPAVDTELVILRVAHLRACEYELQHHRRMARNQGLDADKQAAIFGWPEAGDGGATLSARQRALLAATDELVRDRTVSPATWGELASHLDRRQLIEFCLLATQYDGLAATMSALDIPLDNPRY
- the aceA gene encoding isocitrate lyase, whose product is MSVVGQPKSAEQIQQDWDTNPRWKDITRNYTAEDVVALQGNVVEEFTLARRGAEVLWDQLHDLEWVNSLGALTGNQAVQQVRAGLKAIYLSGWQVAGDANLSGHTYPDQSLYPANSVPQVVRRINNALLRADQIAKLEGDTSVENWLAPIVADGEAGFGGALNVYELQKAMIAAGAAGTHWEDQLASEKKCGHLGGKVLIPTQQHIRTLTSARLAADVCDVPTLVIARTDAEAATLITSDVDEADRPFITGERTKEGFYRTKNGIEPCIARAKAYAPFSDLIWMETGTPDLELARKFSEAVKDAYPDQMLAYNCSPSFNWKKHLDDSTIAKFQKELAAMGFKFQFITLAGFHALNYSMFDLAYGYARNQMSAYVELQEREFAAEERGYTATKHQREVGAGYFDRIATTVDPTSSTTALTGSTEEGQFH
- a CDS encoding TetR/AcrR family transcriptional regulator, which encodes MAEQIPAVTVKMDGRKRRWHQHKVERRNELVDGTIVAIRRLGRFLSMDEIAAEIGVSKTVLYRYFVDKNDLTTAVLMRFAQSTLIPNMAGALSSNLDGFELTREIIRVYVETVADEPEPYRFVMANSSPTKSKVIADSERIIARMLSMMLRRRMQEAGMDTGGVEPWAYMIVGGVQLATHSWISDPRMSADELIDYLTMLSWSALCGIVEAGGSLDKFREQPHPSPIVPPREHRDRSGE
- the ramB gene encoding acetate metabolism transcriptional regulator RamB, whose product is MAKTFVGARVRQLRSERGFSQAALAQMLDISPSYLNQIEHDVRPLTVGVLLRITEVFGVDATFFASQDDTRLVAELREVTMDRDLDIDVDPTEVAEMVNAHPVLARAVVNLHRRYRITTAQLAAATEERYSDGSGSGSITMPHEEVRDYFYQRQNYLHELDTAAEDLTIKMRLHHGDLARELTRRLTEVHGVHITRRIDLGDTVLHRYDPRTKTLEISNHLAMGQQVFKMAAELAYLEYGGLIDNLVEEGKFTSDESHTLARLGLANYFAAAAVLPYRQFHDVAENFRYDVERLSSFYAVSYETIAHRLSTLQRPSMRGVPFSFIRVDRAGNMSKRQSATGFHFSSSGGTCPLWNVYETFANPGKILVQIAQMPDGRNYMWVARTVERRAARYGQPGKTFAIGLGCELRHAHRLVYSEGLDLSGENIVATPIGAGCRVCERDNCPQRAFPALGRALDLDEHRSTVSPYLVKQP
- a CDS encoding 3-hydroxybutyryl-CoA dehydrogenase, whose translation is MSDAAIKRVGVVGAGQMGSGIAEVSVRADVDVTVFEPTEALITAGRNRVVKSLERGVSAGKVTERERDRALSKLTFTTDIKDLADRQLVIEAIVEDEAVKAEIFAELDRVITDPDAVLASNTSSIPIMKIAAATKNPQRVLGLHFFNPVPVLPLVELVSTLITDEAAAARTEEFASAVLGKQVVRCSDRSGFVVNALLVPYLLSAIRMVEAGFATIEDVDKAVVAGLSHPMGPLRLSDLVGLDTLKLIADKMYEEFKEPHYGPPPLLLRMVEAGRLGKKSGQGFYKY